The genomic region ACTGACCCTGCTTCGCCTGGTCCGCATGGAGCAGAGCCTGGACTTGCAGGACCTGCTGCGCACCCTGGCCGGCCTGCCCGCGGAAAGCCTGGGCGCGGCGGCGGACGGGGAGGCAAAAAAAAGCCCGGCTCGGGCCGGCCCTGACCTGATACCACCGCGGCCGGAGACGGCGATCTCCACGCCGGACAAGGACACGCGGCCGGCCCCCCCTGGCCAGGCGGGAAGGGCGCTGGCGCCCCCCGCGGGGGAGCAGGAGCCGGCGGTGGTCGCGACGCCACCGGTCGACCTGGCCCGCCTGCGGGAGTTGTGGCCGGCTTTCCAGGAGGCGGTGGAGCGGGATTTCCCCCTGCTCCTGGACGGTTTCCTGCAGGTGCTGCCCGTCGGGCTGGGCGAGGGGCGCCTCGTGCTCAAGGGGGAGCTGGGGGGCGGCCTCATCGCCGACCACTTGCGGCAGGCCCGGCCCCAGTTGGAGGCCCTGCTGGGCCGCTTGCTGGGCGGGGCGGCCCCTACGCTGGAGTTCAAGGAGGGCGCCCTCAGCGACGAGGAACGCTTCCTCAAGACGCGGCGCACCCACCTGGACTCCCGCAGCCGCTTCGATGAGCTGCGGCGGGAGGCGCCGCTGGTGGAGGACCTCTTCGCACGGATGGAGGGTCGCCTGCTGGACGGCTGAGGCGGCGCGTGGATCGGGAGGACGGATGAAGGGCGGATTGGGCGGGCTCATCAAGCAGGCGCAGGTCATGAAGCTCAAGGTGGAGCAGTTGCAGGCCCGCCTGGCCGAGGAGCGCTTCGAGGCCGAGGCGGGGGAGGCGGAGGCCGGCGGCGTCGTGCGCGTGACAGTGAGTGGCCGCCAGCAACTGCTTGCCCTGCGGATCGATCCGGACCTGGGCCGGGATCCGGCCCTGCTGGAGGATCTGCTGCTGACCGCCGTCAACCGCGCCCTGGCCGACAGCCGGGCCCGTTCCGAGCGGGAGATGGCGGCCTTGACGGGCGGCGCCAACCTGCCCTTCGCCCTGTGATGTCGGGTCTGAGTCCCAGCCTGGAGGCCCTGGTGGCCGAACTGGGCCGCCTGCCCGGCATTGGCCGCAAGACGGCCCTGCGCCTGGGCCTGCACTTGCTGCTGCAGGGCGGGCGGGTGCGGGAGCTGGCGGCCGCCCTCGTCCGCGCCGCCGACCAATGCCGCTTCTGTGTGCGCTGCGGCAATTTGAGCGAGGACGAGAGCTGCGCCCTTTGCGCCAGCCCCGCCCGTGACCAGGGCTTGGTCTGCGTGGTGGAGCAGGTGCCGGACCTGCTCGCCTTCGAGCGGGGCGGCGAGTACCGCGGCCTCTACCATGTGCTGGGTGGCGCCCTCTCGCCGCTGGACGGGGTGGGTCCGGAGCGCTTGCGCATCGCCGAGCTGGAGCAACGCCTGCGGAGCGAGGGCGTCCGCGAGGTGATCCTCGCCACCAGCACCACGGTGGAGGGGGACGCCACCGCCCTCTATCTGCAGCGCCGGTTGGAGGACCTGGACATCCGCCTCAGCCGCCTGGCCCGGGGCATGCCGGCGGGGGGCAGCCTGGAGATGTTCGACCAGTTGACCCTGGCGCGCGCCCTGGACGGACGGGAGCGCTTGAAGTAGCCTGTGGCACGGGCTGGGACCGTACAGGCGGGAGGGAGGAAGCCGGTGTTCACCATCCCCAACTTCCTCACACTGCTGCGCTTCATCATGGTGCCCGCCTTCCTCATCCTCTTCTTCAGCGAGTTCACGCCCCTCCACCTGGTGGCCACCGCCATCTTCGTGCTGGCCGCCGTGACCGACTGGCTGGACGGTTTCCTGGCCCGCTGGCTGCAGCAGGAGTCCCAGTTCGGCCAGTTCGCCGATCCGCTGGCCGACAAGCTGCTCTCCGTCTCGCTCTTCTTCGCCCTGCTCATGCGGGGCGACCTGGGCCAGCAGGTGCCCATCGCCGTGCCCTGCATCGTGGCCATTGCCCTGGCCGAGCTGGGCATCCTCATCCTGTCGGTGATCAGCCTCTACCGGGGAGTCGACCTCTCCTTCTCCAAACTGGGCAAGCTCAAGACGGCCATCCAGTTCACCACGATCCTGCTGGCCCTCTTCCGCCTCAACGTGATGGAGATCGACAACCTGTCCCCGGCCTGGATCTCGCGCCTGATGGGCTGGGACGGCATCCTGCCCTGGATCGGGGCCGGCTTCGTGGCCAGCACCGTGCTGACGGTGGCCACCTTCGCCATCTATCTCCTGCGCTATCCACGACATCGCAAGGCCCTGCGTCAGGCCCGCCTGGCGGCCCGCCAACAGGCGCGCATCCGCCGCGAACTGCGCCGGTCCGTGCGGCCAGGCCGGGGAGCGGGGGAGAGCGGGGCGGCGGGCGACATTCCACCGGGGGAGGAAGGATGAGCCCCCTGTTGCTGGCCTGGGCCCAGGGCCTGGGTCTGGGACGCCTGCCCGTGGCGCCGGGGACCTGGGGTTCGCTCCTCGCCTTTCCCCTGTGGTGGCTGACCGGTGGAGCGGCCAGTCCGCCCCTGGCCCTGGCCGTGATGGGCGTGGCGCTGCTTGCGCTGGGCTGGGCCGCCTGCGAGGCGGGCGAGCGGGCCTGGGGACACGATCCCTCCCGCGTGGTGGCGGACGAGGTGGCCGGTCAGTGGCTGACCCTGGTGGTGGCCGCGCCGACCAGTTGGCTGGGATGCGGGGCGGCTTTCCTGCTCTTCCGCCTCTTCGACATCTGGAAACCCTGCTGGGTGGACCGCCTCCAGCGTCTGCCGGGCGGCCTGGGGGTGATGGCCGACGACCTCCTGGCCGGGCTGCTGGCCGGGATCATCCTGCGCGTGGTCGGCCTGTGGGCGGCCTGAGCCCGGCGGGACGGGCGCCTGTCGGGCCGGTCGGACGATGGGGTTGCGGGGGGCGCGCTGGCGCCGCCCCTGTCTGGAATTTCGAACGGGAGTCATGAAGAATCCAGCGAAGGATGGAATCCACGGAACGGGCGCACCGGCGGGGCGGTTGACGCCGGGCCTGCGCGTGGTGGCCATCGGCGACGAACTGGTGGATGGCCACACGGCCGACAGCAACGGCCGGGAGATCGTGGCCGCCCTGGACGGCTTGGGTCTGCGCCCCCGGGACCTGCGGCTGGTGCGGGACGAGGCGGCCGCCCTGCGCCGCGAGGTGGAGGACCTGCTGGATCCGGCCGGTGGCGTGGAGGTGGTGATCAGCACGGGCGGCCTGGGACCCACGGTGGATGACCGCAGCCGCCAGGTCCTGGCCGATGCCTTCGGGGCGGAGCTGGTCTTCGACGAGGCACGCTGGCGGGAGCTGGAGGACTGGTTCCGCGAACGGGGCCGCGTGCCGGGCCCCTTGCAGCGCAGCCAGGCCCTCCATCCGCGGCCCGGCCGCCACCTGCGCAACGAGGTGGGCACAGCGGACGGCCTCGTCTTCGAGCAGGCGGGCCGCCTCTGGATCGCCCTGCCCGGCGTGCCCAGCGAGATGCGCCACCTCCTGGCCGGCGGCGTGTTGCCCCTGCTGACGGAGCGCTTCGGAGCGCGGCCCCGCGGCCTCACCCTGGCCTTCCGCAGCCGGCGCCTGCCCGAAGCCGACCTGGCCAGGCGCCTGGAGCCGCTGGCCGACCTGGCGGCGCTGGGCGAGCCGGGTTTCTACCCCAACGCGGACGGCGTGCTCTTCCGGCTGCGCCTGCCCCCGCTGGACGCCGCGGAGCAGGAAGAACGCGCCGGGCAGGCCCGTCGACTGGTGCGGTCCCGGCTGGGTCCCTTTCTTCTGGCAGAAAGCGGCAAGCCGGTGGTGGAGCTGGTCTTCCAGCGCCTGCGCCGCCTGGGCGCCACCCTGGTCCTGGCCGAATCCTGCACGGGGGGATGGCTGGCCCGCGACCTGACCGATTTTCCCGGCGCCTCGGCCGTGTTCCGGGGCGGGGTGGTGGCCTACGCCAACGAGGCGAAGCAGGAGCTGCTGGGCGTGCCCCCCGCGCTGATCAGCCGCTGGGGGGCGGTCTCCCCGGCGGTGGCGGCGGCCATGGCCCGCGGCGTCCGGCAGCGCCTGGCGGCGGACTGGGGCCTGGCCGTGACCGGCATCGCCGGGCCGGAAGGCGGCAGCCCGCAGAAAGCGGTCGGGACAGTCTGGCTGGGACTGGTCGGGCCGGCGGGGGAGACGACTCGCCTGCTGGACCTGCGCGGCAACCGTGAACAGATCCGCCGGCGGGCGGCCGGTCAGGCCTGGGCCTGGCTCTTCGAGCGCCTGCCGGAGTCCGGTGACGAAGCCCAGGCGGAGCCCGAGGCGTGAGCGGACGCGCAATAGGAGACAGGACCTGGTCGGCGCCTGGCGCGCCACGGCCAGGTTCCCCCCGCCCATGACGAGACGCTTGTTCATCGCCCTGGCCCTGCCCGACGAGGTGAAGGCCGAGCTGGCCCGCACGCGGGAGCAGCTGGCCAGCCGGCGGGACCGCATCAATTGGGTGCGGGACGGGCAACTGCACCTCACCCTGCGTTTCCTGGGGGAGACGGAGGACCGCCTGGTGCCGGACCTGGAGCGCGTCCTGGAGCAGCTGGCGAAAGACCACGCCGCGCCCGCCCTGCGCCTGGGCGAGCCCGGCATCTTCGGTCCGCCCTCGGCGCCCCGCGTGCTCTGGGTGGGGTTGAAGGGGGCCACGCGCGACTTGGAGGCGCTGGCCGGGAGCCTGGAGAAGCAGCTGCGCCGCCTGGGCCTGCCCCCCTCCGAGCACGGCTTCAAGGCGCACCTGACCATCGGCCGGGTGAAGAGTTGCCGGGATGATCTGGCCGCCGCCCACCTGCGGCATCCGCCCCTGCCTCTGCCCATGCGCTTGCGCGAGCTGCTGCTCATTGAGAGCCGGCTCCGCCCGGAGGGAGCCGAGCATCATGTCCTGACCCGACATATTTTAGGGACGGAAGCATCCACGGCCTGACACCCAGTAGAGGACACCATGGCACAAACGGACGAACGACAGAAAGCACTCAAGGATACGATCAGCCAGATCGACAAGGAATTCGGCAAAGGATCGGTCATGCGCCTGGGGGACGATGCGGCACGCATGGACGTGTCCGTCATCCCCAGCGGCAGCCTGCTGCTGGACCGCGCCCTGGGCATCGGGGGCATTCCCCGCGGCCGCATCGTGGAGATCTTCGGTCCGGAAAGCTCGGGCAAGACGACCATGACCCTCCATGTGGTGGCCGAGGCCCAGAAACTGGGGGGGCTCTGCGCCTTCATCGACGCCGAGCACGCCCTGGACCCCATCTATGCCCGGAAACTGGGCGTGGACACGGACAACCTGCTCGTCAGCCAGCCCGACTATGGCGAGCAGGCCCTGGCCATCGCCGACAAGCTGATCCGCTCCAACGCCCTGGACGTGGTGGTGGTGGACTCGGTGGCCGCCTTGGTCCCCAAGGCCGAGATCGAGGGGGAGATGGGCGACTACCACGTGGGCACCCAGGCCCGCCTCATGAGCCAGGCCATGCGCAAGCTGACCACCTGCGTCTCCAAGTCCAACACCTGCCTCATCTTCATCAACCAGATCCGCATGAAGATCGGCGTCATGTTCGGCAACCCGGAGACGACCACGGGCGGCAACGCCCTCAAGTTCTACAGCAGCATCCGCCTGGACATCCGCCGGGTGGGGACGGTCAAGGTGGGCCAGGACGCGGTGGGCAACCGTACGCGGGTCAAGGTCGTCAAGAACAAGTTGGCGCCCCCCTTCCGCGAGGCGGAGTTCGACATCGCCTTCGGCGAGGGCATCTCCCGCACGGGCGAGCTGATCGACCTGGGCCTGGAGCACGAGATCATCAGCAAGAGCGGGACCTGGTTCTCCTACGGCGAGGAGCGCCTGGGGCAGGGGCGCGACAACGTCAAGACCCTGCTCGTGGAGAAGCCGGAGCTGGCGCGCGAGATCGAGGTCAAGGTCCGCGCCAAGATGGGCCTGCCCCCGCTGGCGGAACCCCTGACCTGATGCCGGGGCCTCCGGCCCGCGGTCCGGATGCCGATCCAACCAGGAGGCTGCTGGGCGATGCCGCACCGCCTGCTTGTCGCGTTGCTGGCTGTTTCCCTGCTGCACACGGGGGTTCTGCCCGTGCGCGCCGAGATCGACGTGACATTTGCGGCGCGCTGGCCCTCCCGGCTGGAGCGCCTGCTGGATCGGCTGGAGAATGATGCCCGGATCCAGGTGTGGCTGCGCCTGGAAACCCTGGAAGGCGCCCGCTTCAAGGCGCGCTTCCAGGGCCTGGAACGGATGCCCGAGGCGGACTACGCGCAGGTCCTGGAGGCCTGGTCGAGGCGCGATCCGGTGCGCCTTGCGCTGCCGGCCCTGAACGGGTCCCTCGTGGTCGAGAACCACTTCGAGGGGGGCCGCGCCTTGCGCGGGACCTTCCAGGGCTTCGACGGACCCTTCCAGTTGCTGGCAGGAGGGACCCAGCCGGACGCCCCGCGCGCCCTGCCCCTGGATGGGCTGCTCCTGTCGGGCCCGACGGGGCGCCTGATACTGTCTCGCAGGGATCTGGACAGGACCGGGGATTGGCCGCCCTCGCGCTCCCTGCTGCTCCTCCTGGACAACTCCAACGAGGGGCGTCGCCTGCCGCTGGATTCCTTGGCCAGGGCGACGACCCTGGGAGAGGGCGGGCAGGGCGATGGGTATGGCTTTTGGGGGTGGGTTCTCGGAATGAGACGGATGGCCGCTTCGCGCGGCGGAGGCCGGGAGGCGTGATGATCTCGCCGCTGCTTGCCCTGCTGTCCGCCTGGCTGTTGGGCGCGCTGCCCATGGGACGCTGGATCGCCCGCTGGCGGGGTGGCCCGGATCCCACGCGCATCGGCTCGGGCTCCAGCGGAGCCACCAACACCGGCCGCCTGCTTGGCTGGCGCTGGGGCGTGCTGGTGGGTCTGCTCGACCTGGGCAAGGGCGCGCTGGCGGCGGCCCTGGGCGTCTGGGTGGGGGCGGATCAACCCTGGCTGGCGGCGGCCACCGGCCTGGCGGCGGTGGCGGGGCATTGCTGGTCGCCCCTGGCCCGCTGGCGGGGCGGCAAGGGCGCGGCGACGGGCGCCGGAGCGGCCCTGGTGCTGGCCCCCGTGGCGGCGACCTTGTCCCTGGCGGGCGCGGTTGTCCTGCTGCTGCTGACCCGGCGGATGGCGCCGGCCAGCCTGGCTGGTGTGACCTTGTTCCCCGCCCTGCTCTACGTCACGGGCGAGGCGCAGGGCCCCGGCCTGGGCTTCGGCCTGGCCTTGCTCGTCCTGGTCTGGTTCACGCACCGGAGCAACCTGGGCCGCCTGGCCGGCGGCGGGGAGCCGACCCTGTGGTAAGGACCCAAGCGGAGGGTGCGGCATGACGCGCGTGGCCGTGGCGGGGATGGGCTCCTGGGGCACGGCCCTGGCTCTCCATCTGCATGGGCAGGGCTGCGTGGTACGGGCCTGGGAGTGGGACGGAGCGCAGGTGGCCCGCTACTCCGGAGGTGCGCGGCGCTCACCCTTCCTGCCCGGCGTCGAGTTGCCGGCGGCCATCGAGGTGAGGCAGGATCTGGCCTGGTTGGTGGAGGACGCGGAGCTGCTGCTGCTGGCCGTGCCCAGCCACACCCAGCGCGCCCTCCTGAACGAGTTGCGGCCCCATCTGCCCGAGGCCCTGCCCCTGGTCAACGTGGCCAAGGGCATTGAGCAGGGCAGCCTGCAGCGTCTCAGCCAGGTGGCCGCCGAGCTGCTGCCGGGGCGGGATGCGGCCCTCTATGTCTGCCTCTCCGGCCCCAGCCACGCCGAGGAGGTCTGCCGCGGCATCCCCACCGCGGTGGTGGCGGCGGGGACGGGCCGGCCGGTCCTGGAGCGCGTGCAGGCCCTCTTCTCAAGCGCCAGCTTCCGTGTCTACCGCAACCTGGACCTGGCCGGCGTGGAGTGGGGGGGCGCCCTCAAGAACGTGATCGCCCTGGCCGCCGGCATGTGCGACGGGCTGGGCTTCGGCGACAACACCAAGGCGGCGCTCATGACGCGCGGCCAGGTGGAGTTGGCCCGCCTGGGCACGATCCTGGGCGGGCGGCCCGAGACCTTCGGCGGCCTGGCGGGCATGGGCGACTTGATCGTCACCTGCGCCAGCCGGCACAGCCGCAACCGCGCCGTGGGGGAGCAGATCGGCCGGGGGCGCAGCCTGGAGCAGGTGCTGGCCGGCATGGAGATGGTGGCCGAGGGCGTGCGCACGACGGAGAGCGCCCACCGCCTGGCCCTGCGGCACGGCGTCTCCATGCCCATCACGGCCGCCGTGCACGCCATTCTCTTCGCCGGCAAGGATCCGCGCGAGGAAGTGGTGCGCCTGATGACCCGGGACCTGAGGGCGGAGGAGGATTAGTGGACCAGCTGGTCAGCACGGAGCAGGCCATCTTCCAGGGCGAGGTGCAGGGCGTGGGCTTCCGCTGGACCTTCAGCCGACTGGCCCGCGAACACGGGCTCCGCGGCTGGGTGCGCAACTTGCCCGACGGCTCGGTGGAGGCGGTGATGCAGGGCGAGCGGGAGCGCATCGCCGTGGTGATGAGGCGCATCATGCTGGTCTCCGATCGCATCCGCGTCACGGGGGTGGAGCAACGCAAGCTGCAGCTGCCGCCCATCACCGGCTTCAATGTCCGCTGAAAGGGGACCGGGCGGTCCTGTCCCGGTGGCGTCCCAAGGTCGTCCGCATCATGCAGGGGGCAAGATGAACCTGTCCGACTACATCCGCACCGTACCGGACTTCCCCAAGCCGGGCATCGTCTTCAAGGACATCACGCCCCTGCTGCAGGAGCCGCAGGCCTTTGACGCCTGCCTGCGCGGGCTGCTGGAGTGCTGCCCGGCGCGGGATTTCGACGCCGTGCTGGG from bacterium harbors:
- a CDS encoding phosphatidylglycerophosphatase A — its product is MSPLLLAWAQGLGLGRLPVAPGTWGSLLAFPLWWLTGGAASPPLALAVMGVALLALGWAACEAGERAWGHDPSRVVADEVAGQWLTLVVAAPTSWLGCGAAFLLFRLFDIWKPCWVDRLQRLPGGLGVMADDLLAGLLAGIILRVVGLWAA
- the recR gene encoding recombination mediator RecR, with amino-acid sequence MSGLSPSLEALVAELGRLPGIGRKTALRLGLHLLLQGGRVRELAAALVRAADQCRFCVRCGNLSEDESCALCASPARDQGLVCVVEQVPDLLAFERGGEYRGLYHVLGGALSPLDGVGPERLRIAELEQRLRSEGVREVILATSTTVEGDATALYLQRRLEDLDIRLSRLARGMPAGGSLEMFDQLTLARALDGRERLK
- the recA gene encoding recombinase RecA; its protein translation is MAQTDERQKALKDTISQIDKEFGKGSVMRLGDDAARMDVSVIPSGSLLLDRALGIGGIPRGRIVEIFGPESSGKTTMTLHVVAEAQKLGGLCAFIDAEHALDPIYARKLGVDTDNLLVSQPDYGEQALAIADKLIRSNALDVVVVDSVAALVPKAEIEGEMGDYHVGTQARLMSQAMRKLTTCVSKSNTCLIFINQIRMKIGVMFGNPETTTGGNALKFYSSIRLDIRRVGTVKVGQDAVGNRTRVKVVKNKLAPPFREAEFDIAFGEGISRTGELIDLGLEHEIISKSGTWFSYGEERLGQGRDNVKTLLVEKPELAREIEVKVRAKMGLPPLAEPLT
- a CDS encoding glycerol-3-phosphate acyltransferase; the encoded protein is MISPLLALLSAWLLGALPMGRWIARWRGGPDPTRIGSGSSGATNTGRLLGWRWGVLVGLLDLGKGALAAALGVWVGADQPWLAAATGLAAVAGHCWSPLARWRGGKGAATGAGAALVLAPVAATLSLAGAVVLLLLTRRMAPASLAGVTLFPALLYVTGEAQGPGLGFGLALLVLVWFTHRSNLGRLAGGGEPTLW
- a CDS encoding YbaB/EbfC family nucleoid-associated protein, which produces MKGGLGGLIKQAQVMKLKVEQLQARLAEERFEAEAGEAEAGGVVRVTVSGRQQLLALRIDPDLGRDPALLEDLLLTAVNRALADSRARSEREMAALTGGANLPFAL
- a CDS encoding acylphosphatase — translated: MDQLVSTEQAIFQGEVQGVGFRWTFSRLAREHGLRGWVRNLPDGSVEAVMQGERERIAVVMRRIMLVSDRIRVTGVEQRKLQLPPITGFNVR
- the thpR gene encoding RNA 2',3'-cyclic phosphodiesterase, with translation MTRRLFIALALPDEVKAELARTREQLASRRDRINWVRDGQLHLTLRFLGETEDRLVPDLERVLEQLAKDHAAPALRLGEPGIFGPPSAPRVLWVGLKGATRDLEALAGSLEKQLRRLGLPPSEHGFKAHLTIGRVKSCRDDLAAAHLRHPPLPLPMRLRELLLIESRLRPEGAEHHVLTRHILGTEASTA
- a CDS encoding NAD(P)H-dependent glycerol-3-phosphate dehydrogenase: MTRVAVAGMGSWGTALALHLHGQGCVVRAWEWDGAQVARYSGGARRSPFLPGVELPAAIEVRQDLAWLVEDAELLLLAVPSHTQRALLNELRPHLPEALPLVNVAKGIEQGSLQRLSQVAAELLPGRDAALYVCLSGPSHAEEVCRGIPTAVVAAGTGRPVLERVQALFSSASFRVYRNLDLAGVEWGGALKNVIALAAGMCDGLGFGDNTKAALMTRGQVELARLGTILGGRPETFGGLAGMGDLIVTCASRHSRNRAVGEQIGRGRSLEQVLAGMEMVAEGVRTTESAHRLALRHGVSMPITAAVHAILFAGKDPREEVVRLMTRDLRAEED
- a CDS encoding CDP-alcohol phosphatidyltransferase family protein; this encodes MFTIPNFLTLLRFIMVPAFLILFFSEFTPLHLVATAIFVLAAVTDWLDGFLARWLQQESQFGQFADPLADKLLSVSLFFALLMRGDLGQQVPIAVPCIVAIALAELGILILSVISLYRGVDLSFSKLGKLKTAIQFTTILLALFRLNVMEIDNLSPAWISRLMGWDGILPWIGAGFVASTVLTVATFAIYLLRYPRHRKALRQARLAARQQARIRRELRRSVRPGRGAGESGAAGDIPPGEEG
- a CDS encoding CinA family nicotinamide mononucleotide deamidase-related protein: MKNPAKDGIHGTGAPAGRLTPGLRVVAIGDELVDGHTADSNGREIVAALDGLGLRPRDLRLVRDEAAALRREVEDLLDPAGGVEVVISTGGLGPTVDDRSRQVLADAFGAELVFDEARWRELEDWFRERGRVPGPLQRSQALHPRPGRHLRNEVGTADGLVFEQAGRLWIALPGVPSEMRHLLAGGVLPLLTERFGARPRGLTLAFRSRRLPEADLARRLEPLADLAALGEPGFYPNADGVLFRLRLPPLDAAEQEERAGQARRLVRSRLGPFLLAESGKPVVELVFQRLRRLGATLVLAESCTGGWLARDLTDFPGASAVFRGGVVAYANEAKQELLGVPPALISRWGAVSPAVAAAMARGVRQRLAADWGLAVTGIAGPEGGSPQKAVGTVWLGLVGPAGETTRLLDLRGNREQIRRRAAGQAWAWLFERLPESGDEAQAEPEA